The Paenibacillus sp. YPG26 genome includes a window with the following:
- a CDS encoding polysaccharide deacetylase family protein, with product MRTYLVGLSLITLCLFSGNLRGELFDQSRAAGPSPVPILLYHSVSGDQGDPLKIEPARFEEQMTYLMNEGYHSITFNELREGWYNGRALPPKPIIITFDDGYEDNYSAAYPILLRTGMKATIFAVTGSIGAPGRLTWNQLHTMESSGLVDTQSHTVTHFNLTKLSDEEKMKELVNSRNEIQHKLGHPADVFAYPYGFYDRRSIDAVQKAGYQLAVITEPGAADVKQGRFKLHRILITGDLTLDQFKGAITEL from the coding sequence ATGAGAACATACCTTGTTGGGCTTTCTTTGATTACACTATGCTTATTTAGCGGCAATCTGCGGGGAGAATTGTTCGATCAGAGTAGGGCAGCTGGCCCTTCTCCTGTACCGATTCTGCTTTATCACTCGGTATCCGGTGATCAGGGGGATCCGCTCAAGATAGAACCAGCCCGGTTTGAAGAACAGATGACCTATTTGATGAATGAGGGATATCATTCGATTACTTTCAATGAACTTCGGGAGGGGTGGTACAACGGACGAGCTTTACCCCCCAAGCCGATTATCATTACTTTTGATGATGGGTATGAGGATAACTACAGTGCGGCGTACCCCATTTTACTCCGAACAGGTATGAAAGCAACCATATTTGCGGTAACGGGAAGCATCGGCGCACCGGGCAGGCTTACATGGAACCAGCTGCACACGATGGAGTCATCTGGCTTGGTAGATACCCAATCACACACCGTAACCCATTTCAACTTAACCAAGCTTAGCGATGAGGAGAAGATGAAGGAACTGGTCAATTCCAGGAACGAAATACAACATAAATTAGGGCATCCAGCAGACGTATTCGCATATCCGTATGGCTTCTATGATAGGCGTTCTATCGACGCGGTTCAGAAGGCGGGTTATCAGCTCGCTGTCATCACCGAGCCGGGAGCCGCAGATGTGAAGCAGGGAAGATTCAAGCTGCATCGAATCCTCATCACAGGAGATTTAACGCTTGATCAGTTCAAAGGCGCGATAACTGAGCTATGA
- a CDS encoding glycoside hydrolase family 1 protein — protein MIHDNVSPFPKAFLWGSASAAYQIEGAWEEDGKGLSVWDVFTKIEGKTYQGSNGDVAMDHYHRYKEDIALMAEMGLKAYRFSVSWPRIYPNGHGEVNEAGLKFYDQVIDELIAHNIEPVLTLYHWDVPQALMDEYGAWESRRIIEDFNRYCITLFKRYGDRVKYWVSLNEQNYNTNHGFITAMHPPGVKDRRRFYQANHHAFLANAKVIDSFRKYVPEGLIGPSFAYSPAYPASSKPEDMLAFENAEEFTNFWWLDVYCLGHYPRIPLRYLEENGLAPVFEEGDAEMLRKGKPDFIGVNYYQTLTYEYNPQGGVAEGKMNTTGQKGSNQSTGMPGLFKTASNPNLETSNWDWAIDPIGLRIGLRRITSRYGLPVFITENGLGEFDKLEQDDTIHDGYRIDYLQSHLMQCQQAISDGVDLIGYCSWSFTDVLSWLNGYQKRYGFVYIDRDETHERSLRRIKKDSFYWYQEVIQTNGGRLLT, from the coding sequence ATGATTCACGACAATGTAAGCCCTTTTCCGAAGGCCTTTCTTTGGGGTTCAGCATCTGCTGCATATCAAATCGAGGGAGCGTGGGAGGAGGACGGGAAGGGTCTTTCTGTATGGGACGTTTTTACGAAGATAGAGGGGAAGACCTATCAAGGCAGCAACGGTGATGTAGCCATGGACCATTATCACAGGTATAAGGAAGATATTGCTCTCATGGCTGAGATGGGTCTGAAAGCGTACCGCTTCTCGGTCAGCTGGCCGCGGATTTATCCAAATGGTCATGGGGAAGTGAATGAAGCGGGCCTCAAATTCTATGACCAGGTGATCGATGAACTGATTGCCCATAATATCGAGCCCGTGCTTACCCTGTATCATTGGGATGTTCCGCAGGCGCTTATGGATGAGTATGGTGCATGGGAATCTAGGCGGATTATTGAAGATTTCAACCGCTACTGTATCACTTTGTTCAAACGCTATGGAGACAGGGTGAAGTACTGGGTGTCGCTCAACGAGCAGAATTATAATACCAACCATGGCTTCATTACCGCTATGCATCCGCCGGGGGTTAAGGATCGCAGACGGTTCTACCAGGCGAATCACCATGCCTTTCTCGCTAATGCCAAGGTTATTGACTCATTTCGCAAGTATGTGCCGGAAGGTCTAATCGGGCCGAGCTTCGCGTATTCTCCAGCCTACCCTGCCTCAAGCAAGCCGGAGGATATGCTTGCATTTGAGAACGCGGAGGAGTTCACCAATTTCTGGTGGCTGGACGTCTACTGCCTTGGACACTATCCTCGGATTCCACTGAGGTATCTGGAAGAGAACGGGCTCGCGCCTGTATTTGAGGAAGGAGACGCCGAGATGCTTCGTAAGGGGAAGCCCGATTTCATCGGGGTCAATTATTATCAGACCCTTACCTATGAGTATAATCCGCAAGGTGGAGTAGCTGAAGGGAAGATGAATACCACTGGTCAAAAGGGAAGTAATCAATCAACCGGGATGCCCGGATTGTTCAAGACAGCATCCAATCCGAATCTGGAGACGTCCAACTGGGATTGGGCCATTGATCCGATCGGACTGCGGATTGGGCTGCGCCGGATTACCAGCCGTTACGGTCTACCTGTGTTCATTACTGAGAATGGACTTGGTGAATTTGATAAGCTTGAACAGGATGATACCATCCATGATGGTTACCGGATTGATTATCTCCAGTCACACCTGATGCAATGTCAGCAGGCGATTAGTGACGGGGTGGACTTAATCGGATACTGCAGCTGGTCGTTCACCGATGTGCTCAGCTGGTTGAACGGGTACCAGAAGCGGTATGGATTTGTATATATTGACCGGGATGAGACCCATGAGCGATCGCTGCGTCGAATCAAAAAGGACAGCTTTTACTGGTATCAAGAGGTTATTCAGACCAACGGTGGACGGTTGTTAACTTAA
- a CDS encoding malate:quinone oxidoreductase, translating into MSNSLTKTDVILIGAGIMSATLGTLLKELAPEWNIKVFEKLDKAGEESSNEWNNAGTGHAALCELNYTVQKPDGSVDISKAISINEQFQVSMQFWSYLVTHKLIHNPIDFIMPLPHMSMVQGQENVAFLKKRYEALSSNPLFQGMEFSEDPAKLKEWIPLIMQNRPTSEVIAATKIDTGTDVNFGALTRMLFDHLKTRNVDIKYKHSVDHIKRTSDGQWELKVRNLNTGAADRHKAKFVFIGGGGGSLHLLQKTGIPEGKHIGGFPVSGIFMVCNNPEVIEQHHAKVYGKAKVGAPPMSVPHLDTRYIDNKKSLLFGPFAGFSPRFLKTGSLFDLVTSVKPNNVFTMLAAGAKEMSLTKYLIQQVMLSKEQRMEELREFIPTAKSEDWDLVVAGQRVQVIKDTPDGKGKLQFGTEVITSSDGSIAALLGASPGASTAVHVMLEVINKCFPERMNEWEGKIKEMIPSYGQSLMNNPELLREIHTTTAKSLGLNKNEPVLK; encoded by the coding sequence ATGAGCAACAGCCTAACTAAAACAGACGTGATCTTGATTGGTGCCGGGATTATGAGTGCCACTCTTGGTACACTATTGAAGGAATTAGCACCGGAATGGAATATTAAAGTGTTCGAGAAGCTCGACAAGGCAGGCGAAGAGAGCTCGAACGAGTGGAACAACGCAGGAACAGGCCATGCCGCCTTATGTGAGCTTAACTACACTGTCCAGAAGCCGGACGGATCCGTCGATATAAGCAAAGCGATCAGCATTAATGAGCAGTTCCAGGTCTCGATGCAGTTCTGGTCTTATCTGGTTACTCACAAGCTGATCCATAATCCGATCGATTTTATCATGCCGCTGCCGCATATGAGTATGGTGCAAGGACAAGAGAATGTGGCTTTTTTGAAGAAAAGATATGAAGCGCTGTCAAGCAATCCCTTGTTCCAAGGGATGGAGTTCTCTGAGGACCCGGCTAAGCTTAAGGAATGGATTCCTCTAATTATGCAGAACCGTCCAACAAGTGAGGTTATAGCGGCAACCAAAATTGACACGGGAACCGATGTTAACTTTGGCGCTTTAACACGCATGTTATTTGACCATCTAAAGACCAGGAATGTGGATATAAAGTATAAGCATAGTGTTGATCATATCAAACGCACAAGCGACGGGCAGTGGGAACTAAAGGTTCGTAATTTGAACACCGGTGCTGCCGACCGGCATAAGGCAAAGTTTGTCTTTATCGGTGGCGGTGGCGGAAGCCTTCATTTACTGCAAAAGACCGGTATTCCCGAAGGGAAGCATATCGGCGGGTTCCCTGTGAGTGGAATATTCATGGTGTGCAACAACCCCGAAGTTATCGAGCAGCATCATGCCAAGGTATACGGCAAAGCAAAAGTCGGGGCCCCGCCAATGTCTGTTCCGCATCTCGACACAAGATATATTGATAACAAGAAATCATTGTTATTTGGTCCATTTGCCGGCTTCTCCCCAAGATTCCTGAAGACGGGTTCCTTATTTGACCTGGTGACTTCGGTGAAGCCGAATAATGTCTTCACGATGCTGGCGGCAGGAGCCAAGGAGATGTCATTGACCAAATACTTGATCCAGCAAGTCATGCTATCGAAAGAACAGCGTATGGAGGAACTCCGTGAGTTTATCCCTACGGCGAAGAGCGAGGACTGGGACCTGGTCGTAGCAGGCCAGCGTGTTCAAGTTATCAAGGATACGCCCGACGGCAAAGGAAAACTCCAATTCGGGACTGAAGTCATTACGTCCTCGGACGGCTCAATTGCTGCGTTGCTTGGCGCTTCCCCGGGGGCTTCCACAGCTGTTCACGTTATGCTTGAAGTTATTAATAAATGCTTCCCGGAACGTATGAATGAGTGGGAAGGCAAGATCAAAGAGATGATTCCGTCTTACGGTCAGTCGCTAATGAATAACCCTGAGCTGCTGCGCGAAATTCATACAACCACAGCAAAGTCGCTTGGCCTGAATAAGAACGAGCCTGTGTTGAAATAA
- a CDS encoding MerR family transcriptional regulator, producing the protein MLSIGEFSKMCGVSTKTLRYYDEIGLIKPEVINPENAYRYYSVRQMKRMLFINRLKSYHFSLEEMKGLLKMEEDSFEEVIRSALHRKRLEIQDKLHAYEHTLLQMNADILSLEKGVPLMSYLNDIDVQLVDTPPMNILSIRQKISGEEYNAGYGPFLGRLFKRITTDKLTMLGTPMTIYHSPEYDPSGNDTEFAIPIQEFVKGTRDLPGGLCAKSILKGTYSGLTSVFARLTEWIEQEGYVLVRSPYEVYLSDPDHIAAPDDLVTEVYFPVKKR; encoded by the coding sequence TTGTTATCGATTGGAGAATTTTCTAAGATGTGCGGAGTGTCAACCAAGACGCTTCGTTATTATGATGAGATCGGATTAATTAAACCGGAAGTAATTAATCCCGAGAATGCTTACAGATACTATTCTGTCAGACAAATGAAGAGAATGCTCTTCATCAATCGGCTGAAGTCCTATCATTTCTCACTCGAGGAGATGAAGGGCCTGCTGAAGATGGAGGAAGATTCATTCGAAGAAGTGATCCGCTCAGCCCTTCATCGCAAAAGATTGGAGATCCAGGACAAGCTGCATGCATATGAACACACTTTGCTGCAGATGAATGCGGACATTCTAAGTCTGGAGAAGGGCGTACCGCTGATGTCATACCTGAATGATATAGACGTACAGCTTGTGGACACTCCGCCTATGAACATTCTGTCTATACGGCAGAAGATAAGTGGTGAGGAGTATAACGCGGGTTACGGACCCTTTCTAGGCAGGTTATTTAAAAGGATTACAACGGATAAGCTCACCATGCTGGGTACCCCCATGACAATCTATCACAGTCCGGAATACGATCCATCCGGCAATGATACCGAATTCGCTATCCCGATACAGGAGTTCGTAAAAGGCACTAGAGATTTACCTGGCGGTCTATGCGCGAAATCAATCTTAAAGGGCACGTATTCAGGATTAACATCGGTTTTTGCAAGATTGACAGAGTGGATTGAACAGGAAGGTTACGTGCTGGTGAGATCACCGTATGAGGTATACCTGAGTGATCCGGATCACATCGCCGCGCCTGATGATCTGGTAACTGAAGTTTATTTTCCAGTGAAAAAAAGATAA
- a CDS encoding amino acid permease: MTRHKLGFWILTALVVGNMVGSGIFMLPRSLSEAASPLGVILAWAATGLGVLTLALVFGSLAVRKPELSGGPQIYAKELFREGSHGSLLAGFMSTWGYWVGNIAGFVAVITTFASYLSTFFPVLTSNRVWIDLGGFTLKAGNALTFLVCSVLLWGTHAICLKGMNSAGRLNFVATATKVIGFALFIVIALFAFQQSNIGPMLAPRTNESGESMGLLSQVNSAAIATLWAFIGVESAMVFAARARRKQDIRYATIAGLLISIVLYVGISILTMGLLTQDQLMSSQNPLVDGISTVLGPIGGKMLAGLGLISLLGSTIGWVLLSAEVPFQAAKLGVFLPSFAKENSKGMPKVSLWISNLLGQLLLLSTISGSISAAFNFIIHIATLAYLVPYLIASLYQLKLAWTGETYSLRRERVTEGILAALAAIYSLWVIIAGTADLLTFVLGLALIVSGILFYPLLMKYRKMNKQA; this comes from the coding sequence ATGACCAGACATAAATTAGGCTTCTGGATTCTTACCGCTCTTGTTGTCGGGAACATGGTCGGTTCAGGCATATTCATGCTGCCTCGGTCTTTGTCGGAAGCGGCGAGTCCGCTAGGGGTTATTCTTGCCTGGGCTGCAACCGGACTTGGAGTACTAACGCTTGCCCTAGTCTTCGGGAGTCTCGCGGTCCGCAAGCCAGAGTTAAGCGGGGGTCCGCAAATCTATGCGAAAGAGCTGTTCCGGGAAGGGTCGCACGGCTCATTATTGGCTGGGTTTATGTCCACCTGGGGATACTGGGTCGGCAATATCGCAGGTTTTGTAGCGGTCATTACTACTTTTGCCAGCTACCTGTCCACCTTCTTCCCTGTTCTAACCAGTAACCGGGTATGGATTGACCTTGGGGGCTTCACGCTAAAAGCAGGGAATGCCTTGACATTCCTTGTCTGCTCAGTGCTGCTGTGGGGAACGCACGCCATCTGTCTCAAAGGAATGAACAGTGCCGGACGGTTGAATTTTGTGGCCACGGCAACCAAGGTCATAGGCTTCGCCCTATTCATTGTCATTGCTCTCTTCGCTTTTCAGCAGAGCAATATTGGGCCTATGCTGGCTCCGCGGACGAATGAAAGCGGCGAGTCGATGGGTCTGCTCTCCCAGGTTAACTCTGCTGCAATTGCCACGCTGTGGGCCTTCATTGGTGTTGAGTCGGCCATGGTCTTTGCCGCCCGTGCCCGCCGCAAGCAGGATATCCGTTATGCAACGATCGCCGGGCTGCTTATCTCGATCGTTCTGTATGTCGGGATCAGTATTCTGACTATGGGTCTGCTTACGCAGGATCAGCTCATGTCTTCCCAGAATCCGCTCGTAGACGGCATCTCCACTGTACTTGGACCCATAGGCGGGAAGATGCTGGCCGGTCTTGGACTGATCAGTCTGCTTGGATCCACGATCGGATGGGTTCTGCTAAGTGCTGAGGTACCTTTTCAAGCGGCCAAGCTTGGGGTCTTCCTCCCGTCTTTCGCCAAGGAGAACAGCAAGGGCATGCCCAAGGTATCCCTGTGGATCTCCAACCTGCTGGGTCAGCTGCTGCTGCTGTCTACCATCTCCGGCTCGATCTCGGCAGCTTTTAACTTCATCATACACATAGCTACGCTTGCTTATCTTGTTCCCTATTTGATTGCTTCCCTCTATCAACTTAAGCTGGCCTGGACAGGTGAGACCTACTCGCTGCGCAGAGAACGGGTAACGGAAGGCATTCTTGCAGCCTTGGCAGCCATCTACTCTTTATGGGTAATCATAGCCGGTACGGCCGATCTCCTGACGTTCGTGCTTGGACTTGCGTTGATTGTCAGCGGCATCCTGTTCTACCCTCTTCTGATGAAATACCGCAAGATGAATAAGCAAGCATAG
- a CDS encoding Lsa family ABC-F type ribosomal protection protein, giving the protein MSLIQVKDLTFAYDGSYDNIFEDVSFNIDTEWKLGCTGRNGRGKTTLLHLFMSKYEYFGTISAQVQFDYFPYPIQNKERNTIDVIEEIYPDYVHWELMRELTWLQVSENVLYRPFDSLSQGEQTKVMLAALFLRENQFLLIDEPTNHLDMEARELVSQYLNTKSGFILVSHDRAFLDNCVDHILSINKTDIVIQKGNFSAWWEQKERQDQYELAENEKLKKDIRRLAGAAERTSSWSHEVEKTKNGTRNSGSKVDKGYIGHKAAKMMRRSKSIENRQQAAIEEKSSLLRNMESADNLKLSQLHYHKSQLAELSHVSLYYGDHTVCSDVSFTIEKGDRIALSGRNGSGKSSILKLFTGEDIGYTGEFRIGRQLSISYVSQDTSHLHGTLTHYAREQRIDESLFKAILRKLDFSRIQFEKDMSFFSGGQKKKVLIAKSLCEQAHLHIWDEPLNFIDVISRMQIEQLLLDYNPTLVFVEHDREFCSQVATKIVKL; this is encoded by the coding sequence ATGTCATTAATTCAGGTCAAAGATCTAACATTTGCCTATGACGGCAGCTACGATAACATTTTTGAAGATGTAAGTTTTAATATAGATACGGAGTGGAAGCTGGGGTGTACAGGGAGGAACGGCCGGGGAAAGACGACACTGCTTCATTTATTTATGAGCAAATATGAGTACTTTGGGACGATCTCGGCCCAAGTGCAGTTTGACTATTTTCCTTACCCAATTCAGAACAAGGAACGGAACACAATTGATGTGATTGAGGAAATCTACCCGGACTACGTCCACTGGGAGCTTATGAGAGAGCTTACTTGGCTGCAGGTTTCGGAGAATGTGCTGTACCGCCCGTTCGATTCACTGTCTCAAGGAGAGCAGACGAAGGTGATGCTGGCCGCGCTGTTCCTTAGAGAGAATCAGTTTCTGCTAATTGATGAGCCGACCAACCATCTGGATATGGAAGCAAGGGAACTTGTCAGTCAATATCTCAATACGAAGAGTGGGTTCATACTGGTCTCCCATGACCGGGCGTTCCTGGATAACTGTGTGGACCATATTTTGTCTATTAACAAAACAGATATTGTAATTCAGAAAGGGAACTTCTCAGCTTGGTGGGAACAGAAAGAGCGGCAGGATCAATATGAGCTTGCGGAGAATGAAAAGCTGAAAAAAGACATTAGACGTCTCGCGGGGGCTGCTGAACGCACAAGCAGCTGGTCACATGAAGTGGAGAAGACCAAGAATGGGACGCGGAATTCAGGCTCCAAGGTGGATAAAGGTTATATCGGCCACAAGGCAGCCAAGATGATGAGACGATCCAAAAGCATAGAGAACCGGCAGCAAGCTGCAATCGAAGAGAAGTCCTCACTCTTGAGAAACATGGAGAGCGCCGATAATCTGAAGCTGTCCCAGCTTCATTATCACAAAAGTCAGCTTGCAGAGCTGAGTCATGTATCGCTCTATTATGGAGATCACACCGTATGCTCAGATGTAAGCTTTACGATCGAGAAGGGTGACCGGATCGCACTGTCCGGCAGAAATGGCTCAGGCAAATCAAGCATTCTGAAGCTGTTCACCGGCGAGGATATTGGCTATACGGGTGAGTTCAGGATTGGCAGGCAGCTGAGCATATCCTACGTATCCCAGGATACCTCGCATTTGCATGGAACGTTAACCCATTATGCGCGCGAGCAGCGAATTGATGAGAGTCTGTTCAAAGCTATACTCCGTAAGCTGGATTTCTCCCGCATCCAATTTGAAAAAGACATGTCGTTCTTTAGCGGGGGACAAAAGAAAAAAGTGCTTATAGCCAAAAGCTTGTGCGAGCAAGCTCATTTGCATATTTGGGACGAACCACTGAACTTTATTGATGTCATCTCCCGCATGCAAATTGAGCAGCTGCTGCTGGATTATAATCCAACACTAGTGTTTGTCGAGCACGATCGTGAATTTTGCAGCCAAGTGGCTACAAAGATAGTGAAATTGTAA
- a CDS encoding MFS transporter: MKISLNKQSILLLSVNGLFVLAGALSGTFLNVYLWKSRQDYSMIGWFTISQQLALGLTFWVAGKWVKEHNKMNALRMGTAVTGLFYLLVLWAGKEAVNYIWPLGILLGTALGLFWLAFNVVYFEVTDAGNRDLFNGWVGLLGSVTGIAGPLLSGWIISRLEDDQGYRIIFTISLVIYGVSVLLSFFLKKRKAQGTYEWLEPFRRLGRQGDPWRAAVPGLFAQGLREGVFSFLIYLLVYVATTQESKLGQFSFITSAVGLGSFWLAGKWFKPGYRYKGMLIGSVLLVLVILPMLWQVSYSTLLIWGIGTSLFMPLYILPMVSAGFDLMGASASNVEKRVELVVLRELSLMAGRIAGTLVFIGVVSYSRTPSALTWVLVVLGCAPLLSWFYMRQLLNPRYRREGSK, translated from the coding sequence ATGAAGATATCGCTTAACAAACAGTCCATTCTGCTGCTTAGCGTGAATGGACTGTTTGTGCTTGCCGGAGCGCTATCGGGAACGTTCCTGAATGTATATTTGTGGAAAAGCAGGCAGGATTACAGCATGATCGGCTGGTTCACCATTAGTCAGCAGCTTGCACTCGGCCTCACCTTCTGGGTGGCGGGAAAGTGGGTAAAGGAGCACAACAAGATGAATGCGCTGCGTATGGGAACCGCCGTGACGGGACTATTTTATCTGCTGGTTTTGTGGGCAGGAAAAGAAGCCGTAAATTATATCTGGCCGCTGGGCATATTGCTGGGAACCGCACTGGGACTTTTTTGGCTTGCTTTCAACGTGGTCTACTTTGAAGTGACCGATGCGGGGAATCGTGATTTGTTCAACGGATGGGTAGGATTGCTCGGATCTGTTACCGGCATTGCGGGTCCCTTGTTATCCGGCTGGATCATATCGAGATTAGAGGACGATCAGGGCTACCGGATTATTTTCACTATTTCGCTGGTGATTTACGGCGTAAGTGTCCTGCTAAGCTTTTTCTTGAAAAAGCGCAAGGCGCAAGGAACCTACGAGTGGCTGGAACCTTTTCGCAGATTAGGCAGACAGGGGGACCCGTGGCGGGCTGCCGTACCCGGTTTATTTGCCCAAGGGCTGCGCGAGGGCGTCTTCTCTTTTCTGATATATCTGCTTGTCTATGTCGCTACAACTCAGGAATCGAAGCTGGGACAATTTTCTTTCATTACATCTGCAGTCGGACTTGGAAGCTTCTGGTTGGCCGGCAAATGGTTCAAACCGGGTTATCGGTACAAAGGCATGCTGATTGGATCGGTGCTTTTGGTGCTCGTAATCCTTCCAATGCTATGGCAGGTCAGTTATAGCACACTGCTGATCTGGGGAATAGGCACCTCGCTGTTCATGCCGCTCTATATACTGCCCATGGTATCCGCGGGCTTCGACCTGATGGGAGCGAGTGCCAGTAATGTCGAGAAGAGAGTGGAGCTCGTGGTACTGCGTGAACTGAGTCTAATGGCCGGTCGCATAGCTGGAACGCTTGTATTTATAGGGGTAGTCTCTTACAGCAGAACTCCGTCTGCACTTACCTGGGTGCTGGTTGTTCTTGGATGCGCTCCCCTGCTAAGCTGGTTCTATATGCGTCAACTGCTAAATCCCCGATATAGAAGGGAGGGAAGTAAATAG
- a CDS encoding serine hydrolase — MFNERPSLSWQTAGPAALETDTDKLLALEPIIQSEYSNINGIVIIKDGYLAYERYFNGHGPEDTHHVASVTKSLISALVGIAIDKGYIPHEDKKVLDYFPEYITENLDSQKQEITLRHLLTMTAPYSFEDWKEPLDKLCMQPDWVKYTLDILGENGKIGAFKYSTAGTHLLSAIISRSTGRSAREFAGEHLFSPIGMRAIPDYEMQSFGFDDLFGRNVKGWVHDPSGISTGGWGLTLTPRDMARFGLLYLNRGRWLDRQIISESWVEKSVARNANTYGYLWWLREEDGIYAYSAAGDGGNLICCIPSLSLVVAIASEFTTNARDRWTLIKQSIIPAVTKT; from the coding sequence ATGTTCAACGAAAGGCCTTCTCTATCTTGGCAGACTGCTGGCCCTGCTGCCCTTGAAACCGACACTGACAAGTTATTAGCGCTGGAACCAATCATCCAATCCGAATACAGCAATATAAATGGAATTGTGATAATCAAAGACGGATATCTCGCTTATGAGAGGTACTTCAATGGCCATGGTCCAGAGGATACGCATCATGTAGCTTCTGTAACGAAGAGCCTCATCTCTGCGCTTGTTGGAATCGCTATTGACAAAGGGTATATTCCACATGAGGACAAGAAGGTGCTGGATTACTTCCCCGAATATATAACTGAGAATTTGGATTCCCAGAAGCAAGAGATCACGCTAAGACATCTGCTTACCATGACGGCGCCTTATTCATTCGAGGATTGGAAGGAACCGCTGGATAAGCTGTGTATGCAGCCTGACTGGGTGAAATATACGCTGGATATTTTGGGGGAGAACGGGAAGATTGGAGCATTTAAGTACTCCACTGCAGGCACGCACTTGCTGTCGGCCATTATTTCACGCAGCACGGGGAGAAGTGCCCGTGAATTTGCGGGCGAGCATTTGTTCAGTCCGATTGGAATGAGAGCGATTCCAGATTACGAAATGCAATCATTCGGGTTCGATGATCTGTTCGGACGAAATGTGAAGGGCTGGGTCCATGATCCGAGCGGCATTTCTACAGGAGGATGGGGATTAACACTGACGCCGCGTGACATGGCACGGTTCGGTCTTCTCTATCTGAATCGCGGCAGATGGCTAGACCGCCAGATCATCTCCGAGAGCTGGGTTGAAAAATCAGTTGCAAGGAACGCTAATACATACGGATATTTATGGTGGTTACGTGAAGAGGATGGAATTTATGCTTATTCTGCAGCCGGTGATGGCGGGAATCTGATCTGCTGTATTCCGTCTCTGAGTCTGGTGGTAGCTATTGCATCTGAATTCACAACGAATGCCCGTGACAGGTGGACCTTGATCAAGCAAAGCATCATTCCTGCTGTAACAAAGACCTAA
- a CDS encoding DUF4367 domain-containing protein: MFFKTLVLSFLLLVGSTSGNEITSIQPPTFVEKVKSDFRVITPSSSDFNFEIKEPSKLDPGKTVNLLRIHYFDKSGTYIFGITQHKAKGYKTKQEVTNIDIKSDKITTTTHEEDFTYNTKGDVVNVNGIEGRFEAWANNSKGGVLRWIQEGTYMEMDSADLSKQDMIKIAESMK; this comes from the coding sequence GTGTTCTTTAAAACCTTGGTACTAAGCTTTTTGTTACTGGTTGGATCTACCTCAGGAAACGAAATTACATCTATCCAACCTCCCACCTTCGTGGAGAAGGTCAAATCCGATTTCAGGGTTATTACACCCTCGTCCTCTGACTTTAACTTCGAAATAAAAGAACCGTCTAAGCTCGATCCTGGCAAAACAGTAAATTTACTAAGAATCCATTATTTCGATAAATCAGGAACCTATATTTTTGGAATCACCCAACACAAGGCCAAGGGATATAAAACAAAACAAGAAGTGACTAACATTGATATAAAGAGCGATAAAATAACTACCACTACTCATGAAGAAGACTTTACCTATAATACCAAAGGTGACGTTGTAAATGTGAACGGAATAGAGGGGCGATTTGAAGCGTGGGCTAACAATTCTAAGGGCGGAGTACTGAGATGGATACAGGAAGGTACTTACATGGAGATGGATAGCGCAGATTTGTCAAAACAGGATATGATTAAAATAGCTGAATCCATGAAATGA